One Gambusia affinis linkage group LG15, SWU_Gaff_1.0, whole genome shotgun sequence genomic window carries:
- the sdf2 gene encoding stromal cell-derived factor 2, with the protein MDTSNCRNFLGFLLQIFLLLSSICGLSIGSELSFVTCGSVIKLLNVKHNVRLHSHDVRYGSGSGQQSVTGVSAVEDSNSYWSIRGTNGASCTRGTAVKCGQTIRLTHVNTGRNLHSHYFASPLSSNQEVSAFGEEGEGDHLDEWTVQCGGSVWKREESVRFRHKSTDGLLSVTGEQYGRPIHGQMEVHAMSNPSQHSLWKVMEGVFMKPSESPAGGRDFAHTHTEF; encoded by the exons ATGGATACCTCAAACTGTCGGAATTTTCTAGGCTTTCTACTCCAGATTTTCCTACTACTCTCCAGCATATGTGGGCTGTCCATTGGCTCGGAACTCAGCTTTGTTACGTGCGGATCAGTTATTAAACTTTTGAATGTAAAGCACAACGTCAGGCTGCACTCGCACGACGTTCGCTACGGGTCTG GCAGTGGGCAGCAGTCTGTGACGGGCGTCTCTGCGGTGGAGGACAGTAACAGCTACTGGAGCATCCGAGGGACGAACGGCGCCTCCTGTACTCGGGGAACGGCGGTCAAATGCGGGCAGACGATTCGCCTGACGCATGTCAACACCGGCCGCAACCTGCACAGCCACTACTTTGCCTCGCCGCTGTCCTCCAATCAG GAAGTGAGCGCGTTTGGAGAAGAAGGGGAGGGCGACCACCTTGACGAGTGGACGGTCCAGTGCGGTGGATCCGTGTGGAAGCGCGAGGAATCCGTCCGCTTCCGCCACAAATCCACTGACGGCCTGCTGTCCGTGACGGGGGAGCAGTACGGGCGGCCGATCCACGGGCAGATGGAGGTCCACGCCATGTCGAACCCCAGCCAGCACAGCCTGTGGAAGGTGATGGAGGGCGTCTTCATGAAGCCGAGCGAGAGCCCAGCAGGCGGCCGGGActttgctcacacacacacagagttctGA